A genomic stretch from Flavobacterium nitratireducens includes:
- the prmA gene encoding 50S ribosomal protein L11 methyltransferase produces the protein MSNIYIAYHFSIEPKNTNNSEEAKQLASEILVAELGELAFESFTETETGISAFVQKELWDEMILGNVNILHSEEFDIDYSFEEIDQVNWNEEWEKNFEPIDVDGRCHVRAPFHPKTDAEFDILIEPKMSFGTGHHETTHMMIQHLLEMDVTGMKTLDMGCGTAILAILAEMKGAQPIDAIDIDNWCYLNSIENAERNNCTNISVYEGDATLLKEKKYDLIIANINRNILLNDMQTYVDCLNPKGTLLLSGFYNEDIPFIDASCTEKGLTYVKKFERNNWVSLKYVN, from the coding sequence ATGTCAAATATTTATATCGCCTATCATTTTAGTATTGAACCAAAAAATACTAATAACAGTGAAGAAGCTAAACAATTGGCTTCGGAAATTTTAGTTGCCGAATTAGGCGAACTTGCCTTTGAAAGTTTTACTGAAACCGAAACTGGAATTTCAGCTTTTGTTCAAAAAGAGTTGTGGGACGAAATGATTCTTGGCAATGTAAACATTCTTCATTCTGAGGAATTCGATATTGATTATTCTTTCGAAGAAATCGATCAAGTTAACTGGAATGAGGAATGGGAGAAAAACTTTGAACCTATTGATGTTGATGGAAGATGTCACGTAAGAGCACCTTTTCATCCTAAAACAGATGCTGAATTTGACATTCTCATAGAACCAAAAATGAGTTTTGGAACCGGTCATCACGAAACGACACACATGATGATCCAACATTTATTAGAAATGGATGTTACAGGAATGAAAACCTTAGATATGGGATGTGGAACAGCTATTTTGGCTATTTTGGCAGAAATGAAAGGCGCACAACCAATTGACGCTATCGATATTGACAACTGGTGCTATTTAAATTCTATTGAAAATGCTGAACGTAATAATTGCACGAACATAAGTGTTTATGAAGGCGACGCAACTTTATTAAAAGAAAAAAAATACGATCTAATAATTGCAAACATCAACAGAAATATTCTGTTGAATGATATGCAAACTTATGTTGATTGTTTGAACCCAAAAGGAACCTTATTACTAAGCGGATTCTACAACGAAGACATCCCTTTTATAGACGCTTCTTGTACAGAAAAAGGGCTAACTTATGTTAAAAAATTCGAAAGAAACAATTGGGTATCACTAAAATATGTAAATTAA